The DNA window CATATAGGCAGGCTCCAGGTGATGAGACTCAAGTGTGTGGAATGTGGAGGCAAACAGTTTTTGACCATGTTGTGGAGGCATGCTGAAGAGCTTGAAGTTTGTAGCACCGACtccaaagagacaaaatgcacTGGACGTTGGTTTATTGCAGCTCAGAACAAGTTCACCTATTTGCACCTCAGTGGcttgttcagatttttgtttttgttaaaaagtCATTGCATAAACAGTGTATAtagtcagcatattttcacatctaactgggtgaattaagaggtcatttcaaccaaaccagagttggtgttGGTTTGAAGGTTGAAAAGATGAATcaagatggcttttgtgagctttatttatttatgacgACTTTGAATGTGTTATGTTTtgcaatgataaaattactttaGATTTaaagtctggtgggtttggcgatggtgATTTCGgagctgtttctggtttaacaACAAGGACTtaactctttaacaaaaagttaatctctgttgggatcctttccataatgtggtcagacacttacaataaacaatctgagcctgtcagtggcaaaaacaaacactttttgtaGAAACAAAGTGACAGTGCAAACATGTCCCCAGTGGTTACATCGCAGCCGTTTCATGACTGCGGGGTGCCGCAGTTTCACATTATACTGGACCAATGTCAAAAATTTCGTATCCATTAGtgatttaaacacaaaaaacaatccctgatgttagcatgtagctacatgtagcggtGTATATAATGTCAACACGTGCAGTGACGTGCCTGGaacagatgaccatataaagaaatctgtcacgagctgatgtcagcttgtgTCGTACCGTTTAAAGAACTGTGACCAGTAAACACACTGAGCTGCACACTAGAGCTGAAAAACCTTTTCAGCATTCTCTGGTGATGCCATCACTGATTTCTAAATTATCTCACACTCAATCTGCAGTACGCTGATATATTTCTTTCTAGAGCTAAATGAAAAGTAAATGACAATGACATGTACAGGTTTCTTTTGGGTCAAGACTTATTGATAAAGTATATCGAATGATCTTGGTGAGTGAATGACGTATCAAAGTAAATCTGTACCATACAGTTTTTTAAGGAATATAATGAGCAGCACTGTTGAGTCTTGGTGTTACAATTTTTCAATATTATGTTTCTGCAACTCCCAAACCTTCAAGGCTTTCACTGATTTAAGGGAAGCCTGAATAAGACACTTAATTGACTCATGACTCACCCGCTGACTTCATATGGAGAAGGCACATCGTTTGCTGTGGCGTCCATCTTGGCAATGACAATGTTGGGATCACCCGCAAGCTataagagcagaggagagaaactGTCAACTGTTTGAAACCTTATTCACAAAATCTACTTCTAAACAGTGAGTTTTGTCTGCACCATAAAAGCCCAACAGCAACCAGTCTAACATCTGAATTACTGCTTATAAAACAGCACTTGCATTAAGtggtttctgttgtttttattcttttacatacaaaagtacaaaactaaaaaaacaaaactaaaaaaggAGACACTTTACTTCAAGTCATTTGTTGGTTGAGGTCATTAAAAAGCTCACCTTCTCTCCCAGCTCATTGTATTTGGGCTCCAGGCTCTTGCAGTGTCCGCACCATGGAGCGTAGAACTCAATCAGCGCGTCTTTGCTGTCATCGTTGACGATGGAGTCGAAGTTCTCAGCCACGACGACCTGAATACAAATGAAAGACGTTAAGCATTTACTCCTAATGGATTAATGAGGAGTTATTTTCTTACATTAAATTTTATAGAAAAATCAAGAGGTCACACACAGAATAAACTGACAATACAAAACATCTCAACACGGCACATGTTAAGGAAAAATTAAGAATTGCTGTCATAATTTCATCTCACCTTGACAGGTCCGTCGTTGTTCTCTGGGATGGGCTCTGATTTGAGATAACGCTTCAACTTGCCGTCAAAGTAATCCTGCAGGAAACGCTCCAGAGCTTTTCCATCTGCACTGTTaggaaaacagaaacacattgtTTAAGTAATAAGTagggaaattaaatgtttgggGGGGGGAGACAAACACAGAATCAATACATTGCTAAGCTGTCTAATACTCCGATGGATTAGATGCGATATCGATTCAATTAGGGATATTTTAGTTACCATAAACAGTTTCTTTTAACTTGTTTGTAACAATCTGTATTGGCTGAGCTAGCGCGTGCTGTGCTAATGAAAAACATCACTTTTCTACATGTTTATGCGTGCTGAACAGGTGTGCTGAAAAAGTGTTGGCTTTTCACTCAGTGGATTTATTGCACTCAGAGTAACGAGCGTAGTTTGCATCAACTGCAGTAATCTTCACTCCACTGTCTCCAACACAGCCTCTCTGATCTTGGCTGTTTTCCAGAGAACGGTTCGGTGAAAACTCAGCCTtggttaaccctgagatgagggaaactctggggtTTCTGTTCTAGAAAAAGCAGTAACGTACACTCTGCGAGTCAGTTATTGTGGTTACTGACTCTGAACCTCACCTGCTCgctggcagtttttttttaaacaaaccctgAGTCTTGATCTGCTTCGATATTCTGTCTCTGTGGTGGTGAGCAATAAGAAAATGCAGAAGTAAAGCCTGTAGCTCGAGCAACAGCCCGAGAGAGCCAATAGAACTCCAGCTGATGACCCGTTTTGCGTCATTTGGCTGAGTTTCGTTGAGAGGAGTGCAGGGATATCTAGGCACTTGTTAGACGGAGGGAAGTTTGCCACAGTTCACATACACATACTACAGACGTGgttttgatacaaagctggttaaaaatcAGCGAAGAATCCCTTAAACTCAGAGTTAACATACTTAAGAGTTGGTTGAGGCTTCAGCATGATAATAAATTCCACCAAAACATAAATAGTATAGATAAAAAAACTGTTAACGTTGGATCTTAGTAAGACTACTGTCTTTAATAATTTAGTTCCAGGCCCATTTAATACCAGCGAGATTAAAGAAGTTAAAATTTTGTACATCTGCAGGAAAAGGCATGTTTTAAAGATCAATCTCAGATTCAATGAATCGGATGAATCGcttattattttttctctctttcgcCTTTATTTGATAGAACAGCTCAGGAGTGAAGGAGAGAcagggggggtgacatgcaggtTGGAACTGAGCCCAGGCCATGTGGCAAGGACACATTGTGTGTTatatgggacgcctgctctaccaggtgaccTAATGTACGCCCAATGAATTGATCATTTTAACCCAGCCCCGTCTGATACATTAGACATGCACCTCCTCACTGTGTTACATGTGCATTTAGTGAGTTACACAGTGACACTTTCTGTAGAAACATAGTTAGTTCAACATTCTTTCAAAGTCTATCCAAAGGGAGGGTGCATGTGTATAATTAAATCATTATACatggaaacaaaaaaagtaaCATGCGACTTGACTTACGAGAACTCCTCGGTCATGACGTATTTGTCTCCCTTGCTGGTGCGGATGGCCACCAGAGGCAGGTCTGATGACCTGTCATCCAGGCCGAACTCTGACACATCGGACCTGAACTCGCCCTTGCTGGCCACGGCGAAGTTCAGCTTCTTGCCCTGATCCAGGAAACTCTTGGCCACCTTCATCACtctgtaaaatgttaaagtttGGTTCATTTTAAAATTCACGCTTTTGAAAATGAAGATTTACGTGGCATCTCAAATTCAAGGCTGTATTTAGTTGGTGAAACTTTAGCTTAATCCAACTATGAGGTGGACAAATGAGTTCAGCTCCACATTCTCAGGGGTTCagttagttaaaaaaaattgtgaaagatggagagaaaacaaaacttattttatttcaattttgtTTAGGCCACTGCTCTGTGCTCAGGAAAGAACAACCCTGGGGTGAGTTCAGAGACACCTACCTATTCCTCCAGTAGTTTGAGCCCTTGGGGTTTCTGTGATAATCAACTTCATAATATGCCACCAGCAAGTCCTTCCCCCTCAGCTGATCCTGGTTGTCTTGCGTCATGTGGGGGCAGATTCCAAAGCTGCGTTGAAAAGAGAAAGTAAGAATGAGTTCACAAAGGAATTTAAACAAACAACCTGTACTCCTTTCATCGCTACTGAGCAACCAAATTATCAAGTTtggtttgttagtttgtttaaaAGGTTCAGATGTGATCGCACTGTTCACATCTTTCATAAAGTCTCCAGATTATTTTGAATATGCCAAATAGGCTTCTGTTCTGCAGACTTCAATGTCACACAGTTAGTGTTTAGACAACAGCCAGAGCTGCCgcaaagtgaaagtaaaagtacagttaACAGAGATATCTTGTGTGacgcaggaaaaaaaatacaggtgATAGCTGtatttaattaataaaatgtgagaGCAAAAAGGCACATATCACATATACTGGGCAAAAATACAGAAAGAACTGCAAAGTAGATTCATTTTATGCCAATGACttcaaaaataaactaaaatgcaCCGTTATTTGTATTAACTGCATTAGTTGTATTAGTGTAAATCTGATTCCATGTGCAAGATCAATGTTTTTTGTGCATGGTCCATGTCAAATAAATGGaataaactaaaactaataTGGAAACACATATAATCACCACATCACTTTTTCGGTGCAGTCTGACGGGGCCCTTACGCACATCACGAATGCAAGCGAAGAAAGGAAATAGCGAGCTGGTGGTTTCACACTTAAGCTCCTACATTAAACCATGTTTTTATGCACGTTAGCAAAcaacatcttttaaaaaaaaggcctaTCTAACAGTCTGCGTGCGTAAACTCACAGATGATAAGCCACCTAAAATGACCAGGCATAACTGGGTAAGATAAACAGGCTAGCTAGTTGTCCTCACAAGTGTCCACATGTCCTCAATCGtgatcatttttttccattatactaaaaccctttttacacagagatcgtgCTAATAGATCTGCTACAGAGTCCCTTCTTTATGTCGCCTTTGCATTCTTTAACAGaatcaaacaacagcagcatcatagTGCTCTAGTGTGCCAGTATTGTGGAAGCAAAAGAAGCGTGACAGGCGTGACATGTAATGCAACAGcatcggcctctagtgtgacatataacagaCGTTTTGACAAAGTTTTATAAACAATTACAGTCATTTAGCATCACTGTTATATggcgtcctctgctcagaggctGAGGAGCTCTCAGAACTCATCGTTTCCCCATATTTGTGGAAATTTTCGGGCGCTGTTATTCTtttaagttagctgctaactgctttttCAATCCCCCTGCGGTGGGTCACACTCAAATCACCTGatttgaagaggcagtgtaaaaggggtgTACGTTTCAAGATAATGATTACGCTTCAGTGATCGAAATGCATCAAACAAACTAAGGCCTCACTGTGattctgttgttttgtctgtattgTTTAGGTCCGCTCCTTAGATAATGGTTCAGTCATGATGACTGACAAAGGCTGCAAACAGGATCTGGTTGTTATTTTTCTATTCCAAAAGAGTCACTCCCTTATCTTTATTTAACCTCTGATGTCATGACGTCAGATTAAAAAGTCCAGTATTTGTCCTAACAATTACCAAACACTGTTCGATACAGCCTAAATTTACGCAATGTTGAGCAAGCACTGACTGTGTTTGCACAGCAGACACCTCACCTACTACACCAGGTCCTGTTGGCACGGGGCCACAAATGTAAATATGCGTTGTTACTATGCAAAACGACTGTGTGTTTCACAGAGTGTGTTCAATGATAGACTGAGATAACTGTCCCTACTTAAGCAAATAAACACTCACATGTTGTCCTGGATGAACTTCTTGATTTTGTTGCTTGTGTATTTGTCCTCGCTGTATTTCACGGTGCTGTCTTCGAACTTGTTGTTGAGTCTTGGTGGGCGGAACAGGACGATTCCCCtgtagacaaaaacaaaacacagtaaGTGTCACTGTAATCTGCACCAACAGCAGCTACACTGGTGATATCAAATGTGTAAGGATGCAACTTTTTGTGCAAATATCTGCTTCCAAGGACACATTGCAAGTATGATGACTGGGCCAAGGCAGAAAGAGCTGCTTACTCTCCGTCAATGCCGTGGCTCTGGAGGAGAGCCTCGGAGTTGGTGTGGGCAAAGCGGTAGTTGTCCCTCAAGGCGCTGGCTGCCTTCAGGAACTCTGCCTGTGCTGTGCTCTTATCATCAGCAAAGAACCCTGGGAAGGAAAGGTGAATTGTTTTCAGACCAGGATGCAATAACCATGGTGCCATTGTTTACAAATTTTGCCAACAGTTACTGAAATTCAAACAGCAACTCACCCACAACACTTGCATCTTGATCTGATGTGTATGCTGCCAAGTCTGCGTCTGCCTTGAGCTCCACAGAAGCCGGTCCAGCCTGCTTCTTAAGGAAACTGACAATCCCATCTACAGAAAGCGAGAGGAAAGCAGATGCACGACACAGACAGAAGAAAAGATGAagaggcaaaaaataaataatgaccaagagcTGACAGAAATAAGCAGATATAAGGAGACTTTGTTCAAGTGTGAgacatttttaaacacaaaataaatcacatcAGCGGCAAATACCTGCAGTTCTGGGACCATCATAGGGACCACTTTCCTCTCCATCCCTGAAGATTTTCAGGGTTGGGTAGCCATTGACACCATATTTGCTGCAGATGTTGCTGTTGGATGTGCAGTCAACctaagaggaaaagaaaatcatTCACCTTCTGGAGAGACACGGGGTATACCAGAGTACAGAGTGCAGAAAGCCACACTAAAGTGGACAAAGTTGAGAGGACTGCATTATGTAATACCTTGACCAGAGGGACGGTGCCTTTCAGACGTGTGGCGGCTAACTCGTACTCAGGTGCTAGCCGTTTACAGTGGCCACACCTAGGAGACAGAGGACACGGATCAGTAAAGCAAGAGTTCCACTAAAGCTGTATTCAAGTTTCAGCGTGGCAAAGATCCTGGGGGAGATCTCGTGATTTCACAGTGTGGAATTTGATACCTCTGAGGTAATACAACAGGATTTGTGAAACATAAAAAGTTTGTTAAATGTAGAGGAAAAAACTGATTCACAAAACTGAACATGCTTTACTTTAATTTATTAGTATAAACAGTATTAGGGGTGAAACTAACTATCAATTTGAATGATTAGTCCTCTGATCATTTGATTCGTCCATAAAATATCAGCAAATACTACAAAAGTTATAATTAAAATTTTCAAAAGCCTGATTTGGCATATTTTGTCTGTACAGTAGTACAAAAATCAAAAGATTAGATAATAAATATGATAAGAAAATTAGCAGATATTCACATTAAATCAACTGGAACCAATGCATGTTTGAGAATGTTGcttgaaaaataatgtttccGCTCTTGATAGAAATAAATCTTCATTAAAGTGTTTAATTTCAGCGTTTTAATACATATTATTCTGTTCAACTTCTATTTTGTTCAAGTTTGGCAGAAGCGAACACGTCACAGTTATCCTGGACCAATCAGACGTGGACACCAAAACTTCCCTGGCCAATCAGAACgttacaacagtaaaatgacaCACCCCTAACTTCCTCATAGCCTCATTAGCACGCAGTTTCCATTGAAAATAACTGAGAGCTGTTAGAAATACGAGTCAGTGCTAAATGTCTTTAATCTTTACAGATTAATGTTTAATGTTCTGACAAACTGAGGAAGTGTTTGACTCAATGGCGCACTTAATAAAAACGTATGAATACAGCTAGTTAGCTACACCTTTCCGCTtctagctaacatgctaacgtttggTCACAAGCCAATAAACCGAAGACAATTTGACGTTACAGACTCTAGTTATGTTAAAGGGGAACATGTATGGTTGCAGTTtacacaacaaataaaatgcttttcagtgagGTGCATTCACGGTGTTCTAAAGTCTGCAAGTGAACGTCAGTTAGCCGAACTGTTATCCACGGAACATTAAGCTAGCGTTGACTAGCTTAAATTCACGCTTGAAACCTGTTTGAATTGCTCAGATACGCTTTAGAAAACGAGAAAAGACTCACCAAGGGGCAAAAAATTCCACCAGGGCGAGCCCATGGTCTCCAATCTTGCTTTCGAAATCATCGTCCGTGTATTCAAGCACATCACTGGCCCAGGTGAAGCCGGTGAGAGCGGCCAAAAAGATTAGCCTCAACATCGCACACCGCGCTGACTTTAAAGTCTatttcactttttgttttgaGAAAGAAAAGTTCGCCCCCTCTGAAGCTCTTCAGCGACGTGGATGCCAAAGCTGCGAGCTCCTCGGACAGGCCAAATGCAGACTAGTCgatagagaaagagaaagggatAGAGGCGGTGAAGATGTGCAGGCAAACAGCGGGACCTCTCCTAACCACAGTGTGGCAGCCTCCCATTGGTCCATCCGAGCTGTCACTCAGCCTCGATCAGCCAATGAGAAGCGGGGAAACGGGATGTCGTCAGTTTAAAACCAATGACAtctcaacaaaatcaaaactgcTCTATCACAGTATCCTACATATCTGTATCACCGCATATTTATAGGTAGTATATTTACTATTTTTTAAGTTAAACTgacaaaatataaatttaaaataCAGCAACCAGTCCTTAGccaaaaaaactgaacaaaacaagaaaagtaTAATACATTAAAGAACACAAAATACAcaccataaaaatataaaaagccATTTTAGTAATTTTGTGcatcacacaggacacaaataAAGTGGGGTATAATCATATGAGCTTACACGTAAGATAATCAATCCAGTGAATGAGAAGGAGCCAGTGTGAGTCAATTAAGAACACTTAAGAAAGCCCTTAACAAGTCTAAGGAATGGGGCTCACTGCTTATTGAACTTATGTTTTAATCCCCTGGCTGTATTTCTGATCTTCTTAAATTGGATGTGGTTAGAACACGAACAATGCAAAGGTTGTGAGAAGGTTTCCGTTTCAGCAGGattagggactgttctctaTTTGTCAAAGGAGGGGAGTGGCGAGGGTGTGACTTGAACCtccctgaagctacaaatattttaccttgagcctccctgagtgactggaggaaaatgcatgaccctcgcTCCACCATGAATTAGTTGTAGATGTTTGAAagttgaaagttaaaagttaaagacgaaatcctggagttgaaagaAGCCTTGGTTTATCACTCTTGtcctgatgttgttgtttttttggctaaattttaaatgagacgtagaataaagtgattttgattaaACATCTCTATTTTAAGATCAgatctggttttgtttttttatctatcTGATGAAATGTTGTAACTGCAATTTAGCTGGTTAAAAAGAGGGGGGAAAGAGGTCTTAGATGTTGAGACTGGATATCAACCAGTTTTCAATCAGAAATACACATTGAGTAATATACTAAATACAAAACTTGAGAATATTTGGCACTTTAGCTTGGTTAATTACTTAAACATTATGTTGATTATCAGGATATTTCCTGTTAATTTCCTGTCGAGCAATTAAGCAGCTAATCCTTGCAGCTCTAGTCACTACCACCAGTTCCTGGCTCAGACATCAGAGGAAAGATCAAACACACTGATAACACTGTTGACCTGCAGGTGTCTTCAGTCTCTGTgccatgtgtatgtgttgtgGAAAAACTAAGCCACCAGGATTTAGTGTGCTGGATGGAGCCAGTACTGATGTAATAATCACTTAAACATTATTACTCAAAGTTGGTTGCATGTTCTCTACATGTcaccgtgggttttctccaggtactccagcttcctcccacagtccaaagacatgcaggttaattgttgactctaaattgtccgtaggtgtgaatgtgagtgtgaatggttgtctgtctctacctgtgatagtctggtgacctgtccagggtgtaccccacctctcgcccagtgtcagctgggataggctccagccccccaatgcatgaatgaaaaaaaatatgctcACGTTGCATATTCCTGAATAAAGTTATGACTAATCAGAATTACTACAAATTAACTGTTACACAGAAGAAGAGGTCAGGTGTGCTGAACCTGGAGGCAACATAGTGCCCACTTAATACACTGAATGTGCGAGGACAGAGGGAAAACAGCAGAGGTCCAACAGCAAGTTTTTGCCCTGAGGTTGTGACAGTGAGACAGTTATATAGGCAGCCAGCTTTCTTTAATTCCTTGGAGACAATTTAAAACTAATGCAATAAATTAATAGTGTTGGTCATCCAAGAGCATCTAATGTTTTTGTGACTCTTGTACCAGTTTATATTAATCAGTTGTTGATTGTGGTTGTCTGGCCTTATGTGTGTTGTTATATCGTTATCTCAATTAGATGACAAGGTTAGATTCTTATTTCTTATTATTGAGGACTACAGCCAACAACAGGGTTCATATTCATTAATGTGGGTCTTCTTTATGAAGCTGCAGTTATATTACTATTCCAGCAGAGGGAGCTCTCTGACAGCACAGAATGCTCCTCTGTCACTGGTGTACAACACTGTCCACAGTCAGGTAGGTTATATCACTGCTATTCGAGTCATACGTCGACTGAGGCGTAGAGGCCCTTTAAGGtttactttaaagggacagttcacctcaaaaatacatattttatctgTTACCAGTAGTGTTATTCATGAgtcaagattgttttggtgtgagttgccaaatgTTGGATTTACTGGTcttaaagatgtctgccttctttttaagatatttttttggggctttttagcctttaatgtataggacagacaagcgtgagggggggggggggggggcatgcagcggggggccacaggctggagtccccatctgccttctctttaatataatgacactagatggcactcagcttgtcgTCCTCAAAttgccaacaaaaaaaaatacatttgaaacacTCAACAGCAACGTCTCTTTCCGAACCACACCTGCCAATCGTAGTATGAATCTACTGCTtactcacctagcaccactcagctagctaatgttatgtTACAGCTCAATCGAGGAGGAcaacattaatgtttacatctcacgctgtcacaagcacaagcctctcgtccgtgagtggatgcacgcttccttctgcatggtttatcatgtgacctgtgtcacatgaccctcaCGTGAGCGCTACAACACTTCATGAATAacttatctttacaaggacctagtcttaactttaaggggaaattctaagagaATGTCACAACTCTaggaattttcttagaatttcttcactaggagcaactctttgtagcaggaagctttgtgaataggGCCCCTTTATTACAACTAACTACACAGAGCCttaacccagtgcagcactcccTATTTTTTCCTCATTACACAGATAATTGTATCTAGAATACATTTGAGACATCAGTAATAAACACTGCTGTTAGCTCACACAAATGAGAGGGAAAGAGTTCAAAACTTTTTATCTGGTTGTGCAGGAAATGGTGCACattaaaagtaatatatttGCCCATATAGTAGTTCGGAGTCTTTATTATACTTAATGTATTCAGTATGTATTAGTTGCATACTTTGACGCATTCTGCAGGCCCAGTGTTTACATCCAAGTTAAAATTATTATCTATGCACTGaaagtatttttttctccattatTACAAACcttgcttcctaaatggaccaGTTTCTTTCAGCGACACCTCAGAAAGTCTCCTCATCTCTGTACTGACTGCCAATCTGCACTAATCCTTCAAAACGGAGCCGTCTTTCTTCCAGATCAGCCGCCGTTTACTGTAAATTCACAGCTGAGATGGGAACGGCAGAATTAGATGGAAATAATTCAGGGACCAAATGAGGTTAGAGGATCCgctcaagttttttttccatctggaGATGATGGGCTATTCATGTCAGTGGAGATGTGAACAGTGCTGCACGACAGTGTTTTGGAAAATATGTGTACAGTTGAAGGTCACTGATTGGACACCATTGGCATCTTTGCATATTCTCTTTACATATTACACTAAAGCATTTTATCATCAATGCATCAACGATTTATCCCACGGTCTGTTACAGCATCGTCATCACTATTCAACCATTTTATCCTaagaatttgtgttttgtgcagctgtgCGCTCTGCAGCACTGTAGAGATTTGTTCTCCGCTTTTCCCCACAAAGCCCCTTCCCTCAAAAATCCGAGCCCCCATTGCCTCTGTGAAGTGGTTGCCATGGCAACCCGCTTGCTCCTCAGCCATATCTGGAACAAgtaggaggagagaagaggtcTGCAGCATTATGCTGGTGACATGCTCCGAGTACTGTGTACTGAGatacagagaggagggagagagggaggagggagggagggaggaggaggatgtattCAGGACATCAGAACCGTCCTCCAAATCggtgaagagagagaaacagattcCTCACAACAGCCAACACTTGACGTCTCAGCTGCGTCTCGTCAGAACACTGAACGCCTTGTTGTCCATGTCAGCGTCCAGACCACAACACTGGAAAAACTGTTGCCTGTTTCATCACTGGAGACAATAAAAATCTATTCATCCACAATGGGACAAAGCACTTGTTACAGACTCCCTGCATTGCAGAGCAAACACTGCCATCTTTGCACATACACTTTTAAACAAGACAGACACATATTTAGGTTCATATTCACCCCAGCGTGCAAATGAGATGGCACACAATTCATTTAGCATATTtccttctgtgtttgtgtactgGGTGTTTGCAATACCGCTGTCATGATGCtggactttttatttttgatacagCATCTTAAGATATCGATATTCTTTACCATTTTTGATACCATGGGGAAAACTGACACTGAATACACACAAttaattttgcatttttccTTCTGTGGTTGTGCACTGGGTGTTTGCACTAGTGTTGAAATGATACTTGACTTTTTATATTtgatacaataccttgaaaaaaatcagtatttaatataattttcaaAACCTttaacatgacaacaacaactgtacttttcttggttagtagcagaaaACAACAGAATGATT is part of the Epinephelus lanceolatus isolate andai-2023 chromosome 5, ASM4190304v1, whole genome shotgun sequence genome and encodes:
- the pdia3 gene encoding protein disulfide-isomerase A3, yielding MLRLIFLAALTGFTWASDVLEYTDDDFESKIGDHGLALVEFFAPWCGHCKRLAPEYELAATRLKGTVPLVKVDCTSNSNICSKYGVNGYPTLKIFRDGEESGPYDGPRTADGIVSFLKKQAGPASVELKADADLAAYTSDQDASVVGFFADDKSTAQAEFLKAASALRDNYRFAHTNSEALLQSHGIDGEGIVLFRPPRLNNKFEDSTVKYSEDKYTSNKIKKFIQDNIFGICPHMTQDNQDQLRGKDLLVAYYEVDYHRNPKGSNYWRNRVMKVAKSFLDQGKKLNFAVASKGEFRSDVSEFGLDDRSSDLPLVAIRTSKGDKYVMTEEFSADGKALERFLQDYFDGKLKRYLKSEPIPENNDGPVKVVVAENFDSIVNDDSKDALIEFYAPWCGHCKSLEPKYNELGEKLAGDPNIVIAKMDATANDVPSPYEVSGFPTLYFAPAGRKMSPKKYEGGREVSDFINYLKREATNPLVMQEESKKKKKKKDDDKTEL